In Candidatus Neomarinimicrobiota bacterium, a single genomic region encodes these proteins:
- a CDS encoding isoprenyl transferase produces MSAEFDQLKSEVLAHGNLPKHVAIIMDGNGRWAKSKSKPRIFGHRAGVKSVRRITELAGELGLETLTLYTFSSENWKRPKLEVSALMNLLLDTITKEVDDLHRNNVRLTVIGDLDSMPRGPRAGMLAGIKRTAQNTGLNLNLALNYGSRQEILTAVQAIGTDLVNGKLEVSKINDNTISNYLYTSKIPDPDLLIRTSGEFRLSNFLLWQLAYTEIFVTPVYWPAFEGKDFLEAIRDYQKRERRYGQVSEQIQH; encoded by the coding sequence ATGTCTGCAGAGTTTGATCAATTAAAATCTGAAGTACTTGCCCATGGGAATCTCCCAAAACATGTTGCCATCATCATGGATGGGAATGGACGCTGGGCAAAGTCAAAATCCAAACCAAGAATCTTTGGACACAGAGCAGGTGTTAAATCTGTTCGCCGGATCACTGAACTGGCTGGCGAATTAGGCCTGGAGACTCTGACACTCTACACATTTTCCAGCGAAAACTGGAAAAGACCCAAGCTCGAAGTTTCTGCCCTCATGAATCTATTGCTGGATACCATTACAAAAGAGGTGGATGACCTTCACCGCAATAATGTACGTCTTACCGTAATCGGTGATCTGGATTCAATGCCAAGGGGACCCCGGGCCGGCATGTTGGCAGGAATTAAGAGAACAGCTCAAAACACAGGACTAAATTTGAACCTGGCATTGAATTATGGAAGTCGCCAGGAGATTCTCACCGCCGTTCAAGCTATTGGAACGGATCTGGTGAATGGAAAACTTGAAGTTTCAAAAATTAATGATAATACCATCTCCAACTATCTCTATACCTCCAAAATCCCAGATCCTGATCTTTTAATCCGGACAAGTGGGGAATTCAGACTGAGTAATTTTTTGCTGTGGCAACTTGCCTATACCGAAATTTTTGTTACTCCAGTCTATTGGCCAGCGTTTGAGGGGAAAGATTTTTTGGAAGCCATACGCGATTATCAAAAAAGGGAGCGTAGATATGGACAAGTTAGTGAACAAATACAGCACTAA